The genomic interval CTGCGCCGATCTGAACATGATCGTTGCCTATCCGACAACGCCTGCGAACCACTTCCACCTTCTTCGCCGCCAGATGCGCCGGAATTTCCGCAAGCCACTCGTGGTCATGACCCCGAAAAGCTTGTTGCGCCATCCACGAGCAACCAGCCATTTGGAAGAACTTTCTGAAGGGCATTTCCGCAGCGTCATTGACGACGCCACCGCGGATCCAAGCAAGGTGCGTAAAGTGGTCTTCTGTACCGGAAAGGTCTACTACGAACTCCTCGCTGAGAAAGAAGAGCGCAAAGCAGACGATGTGGCCTTGGTGCGCATCGAGCAGTTATACCCCTTGCCTAAAGACGAAATCAAGGCCCTTTTGATCAAGTACCAAAAGGCCGACAAACATATTTGGACTCAGGAAGAACCCGCCAACATGGGCGCATGGGGATTCTTGCTCCAGCATTTCCCCGAAGAAGTTCGCCTACAACGCGTCAGCTTGAAAGCAAGCGCAGCACCGGCGACGGGATCCAGTAAACGAGCAATGGAGCGCCAGCGCGCCATCGTTCAAGAAACTTTTGAAATTTAAACGATCAAAGCATAGACGATCATGATCTTAGAAATGAAAGTCCCCAGTCCGGGGGAATCCATCTCCGAAGTTGAAATCGCGACCTGGCTCGTGGAAGACGGAGATTATGTCGAAAAAGATCAGGCCATTGCCGAGGTAGACTCGGACAAGGCAACCTTGGAACTTCCGGCTGAAGAAAGCGGAGTCATCACTTTAAAAGCCGAGGAAGGCGACACGGTTGCTGTGGGCGAAGTGGTGTGCTTGATCGATACGGATGCCGCTGCACCAGAAGGAGCTGCTGCGCCGGCCGCCAAAGAAGAGCCAAAAGCAGAAGAGAAAGCTGCCGAAGAGCCGAAGAAAGAAGAGCCCGCTCCAGCGGCCAAAGAAACTTACGCTTCGGGAACACCTTCTCCAGCGGCGAAAAAGATTATCGAAGAAAACAACCTGTCCAACGTTAAGGGTACCGGTCGCGACGGACGCGTGACCAAAGAAGACGCCCAGAAGGCGGTTGTTTCCATGGGATCACCAGGACAAGGAGCGCGCAGCAGCGAGGTCAAACGCATGTCTAAACTGCGCAGAAGCCTCTCTACCCGCTTGGTCTCTGTGAAGAACGAAACGGCCATGTTGACCACCTTCAACGAGGTGGACATGAGCCCCATTTTCGCCTTGCGCAAACAGTACAAAGAAGAATTTAAAGCGAAGCACGGCGTGGGCTTAGGCTTCATGAGCTTCTTTACCAAAGCAGTTACCCGTGCGCTTCAAGAGTTCCCTGATGTGAACTCCATGATCGACGGCGACAACCAAGTGAAGTTCGACTACTGCGATGTCTCCATCGCCGTAAGTGGCCCTAAAGGACTGATGGTTCCTGTATTGCGCAACGCCGAGAACATGAGCTTCCGCGGTGTAGAAGCCGAAATCGGTCGTTTGGCCGGAAAGGTACGCGACGGATCCATCACCTTGGATGAAATGACCGGAGGAACCTTTACTATCACCAATGGTGGAGTCTTTGGTTCCATGCTCAGTACCCCGATCATCAATCCTCCGCAAAGCGCCATTCTGGGTATGCACAACATCGTTGAGCGCCCTGTGGCTGTAGACGGAAAAGTAGAGATTCGACCCATCATGTACGTGGCCTTAAGCTACGATCACCGAATCATCGACGGACGTGAGTCGGTTGGATTCTTGGTCGCGGTAAAAGAAGCATTGGAGAATCCTACCGAGCTATTGCTCGGCGGTGAATCCAACGTGAAAAAGGCACTAGAGCTCTAAAGGACCGGGGTTGTGTTCCCAGGGGTCCTGTCCGGCTTGAAAGATTCGGGCGGTCAGTGGACCTTTCAATTCAACGTGCTCATCTCGGAAGCGCAACCAGCTTCCCTCTCGTATTCCGACCACTGGAGTGGCGCTCTGCGTGTGAAACTCATTGATGCGCGTTTCCCGCGTTTCCCCCATGTGGGTGCTGTTCGGATCGGGATCCAAATAGTGCGGATTCACATTGAAAGGCATCAAGCCGAGCGCCTGAAAAGACGGTGGATATACGATGGGCATATCGTTGGTGTTGTTGATGGTCTGGCCCGCAACATTACTTCCCGCGCTGGTGCCCATGTACGGCATGCCCTCGGCGGCTCGCTTCCGCAGCGGTTCCACCAGTCCATTCGCATACAACTCCCGCAGCAATAGAAAGGTATTCCCTCCCCCGATGAATGTGCCTGCGGCACGATGTATTCCTTCCGCAGGATCATCAAAGGTATGTACCCCGCGAACCGCTATACCGATCTGAGCAAAGGCCTTCGCGGCCACGGCGGTATAATCATCATGTGAGACTCCCGACGGACGAGCGTAGGGCACAAATACGATCTCCTCAACACCCGAAAAGAAGTCCTGAACCTCCTCCAAGATATACTCCAAATAGCCCTTACCGTGCACCGTGCTGGTGGAAACGATCAATAGATTCATACTGCCCTTATTTGTTGATGATGGCGGTCCAAATGCTGGTCTCTCGCCCTTCTTGGCGAGTCCAAATGGGTCGAACCACTCCGTCCACGGCTGAAATGTTGTTGTAGTCTCCAAAGAACACTCCGCCAACAGGCGTAAAAGGAGACTCGCTAATGCGTTCGTTGGTCCAAGTCATTCCTCCATCCGTACTGCTGGCCAAGTAGACGTCCGTGGTATCGCCTTTGTGGTTTCGGCGATCGTAGAAGACCACGTAAATATGACCCGTCATCGGGTCCACCGCCATCCAGGTCAAGAACTGCTGCTTGCCCGCACCGTCATCGTTGACGCGAATCGGTTCGGACCAAGTATCTCCTTCGTCGTCACTGTACGCGAGAAAAACATCCGTATCGTCTTCGCCATTTCGCTGATCTGCCCAGTTGACGTAGATACGCCCCCGGTTTGGACCCTCGCTGACATCACAGCCGGTCACCGGCATTCCATTGCAGCGTCCAACTCCTGAAATATCAATATCCCACCCTCCGGGCTGATCGCTGACCACGAGGTCTTGATCCAACCAGGTGGCGCCGGCATCCATGGATCGATCAAAATAAATCTGATCCGCAAAGGACCACGCGACGTAGAGCTGCCCCTCGGGGCCAACGGCCGGAACGGCGCCTTCTGTAGTGCTATCGCTATCGATACAGTTTCCTTCCAGTTCGCTCAGAATAATGGGCTCTGACCATCCGCCTTCCCCCTTGCCGGTGTACTTCGAAAAGAGAATACGGGAACGATCCTCGGGGAAATTCTCTGACCCGTAGTCATCAAATTCGGTCCAGCTGGCGTAAAGCGCATCGTTCCGCAGATCTACAGCCGCCCATTCCTTGTCCTGATCCTTGGGGTGACGCTGTCCCATGTACGTGCCATTGCCCCAGCTCTTGCCCGAGTTGGTGGACGTTTGACAAACGATGCGATCGAGGATTTCCTCGCTGCTCCAGTTTCGACCCGTAGGGTCACTCAAATGCAAAAAATGAAAATCGCCCTTGCTGTTCGATACAATGCAGGGGTCTCCCCACACCCCATAAGGGGAGCGCAATTTGTTTTTCGTCCAGGTGAAGCCGCCGTCGGTAC from Cryomorphaceae bacterium carries:
- the pepE gene encoding dipeptidase PepE, encoding MNLLIVSTSTVHGKGYLEYILEEVQDFFSGVEEIVFVPYARPSGVSHDDYTAVAAKAFAQIGIAVRGVHTFDDPAEGIHRAAGTFIGGGNTFLLLRELYANGLVEPLRKRAAEGMPYMGTSAGSNVAGQTINNTNDMPIVYPPSFQALGLMPFNVNPHYLDPDPNSTHMGETRETRINEFHTQSATPVVGIREGSWLRFRDEHVELKGPLTARIFQAGQDPWEHNPGPLEL
- the odhB gene encoding 2-oxoglutarate dehydrogenase complex dihydrolipoyllysine-residue succinyltransferase; its protein translation is MILEMKVPSPGESISEVEIATWLVEDGDYVEKDQAIAEVDSDKATLELPAEESGVITLKAEEGDTVAVGEVVCLIDTDAAAPEGAAAPAAKEEPKAEEKAAEEPKKEEPAPAAKETYASGTPSPAAKKIIEENNLSNVKGTGRDGRVTKEDAQKAVVSMGSPGQGARSSEVKRMSKLRRSLSTRLVSVKNETAMLTTFNEVDMSPIFALRKQYKEEFKAKHGVGLGFMSFFTKAVTRALQEFPDVNSMIDGDNQVKFDYCDVSIAVSGPKGLMVPVLRNAENMSFRGVEAEIGRLAGKVRDGSITLDEMTGGTFTITNGGVFGSMLSTPIINPPQSAILGMHNIVERPVAVDGKVEIRPIMYVALSYDHRIIDGRESVGFLVAVKEALENPTELLLGGESNVKKALEL
- a CDS encoding exo-alpha-sialidase, with product MKQIWTLCFSLLLALGAAGQSDYYNVLIHAADGGMGPCEPSIAVSVADPNVVVAGAVLNDVYRSTDGGFTWTKNKLRSPYGVWGDPCIVSNSKGDFHFLHLSDPTGRNWSSEEILDRIVCQTSTNSGKSWGNGTYMGQRHPKDQDKEWAAVDLRNDALYASWTEFDDYGSENFPEDRSRILFSKYTGKGEGGWSEPIILSELEGNCIDSDSTTEGAVPAVGPEGQLYVAWSFADQIYFDRSMDAGATWLDQDLVVSDQPGGWDIDISGVGRCNGMPVTGCDVSEGPNRGRIYVNWADQRNGEDDTDVFLAYSDDEGDTWSEPIRVNDDGAGKQQFLTWMAVDPMTGHIYVVFYDRRNHKGDTTDVYLASSTDGGMTWTNERISESPFTPVGGVFFGDYNNISAVDGVVRPIWTRQEGRETSIWTAIINK